A genomic window from Pseudogulbenkiania sp. MAI-1 includes:
- a CDS encoding TerC family protein produces MDWIFISVIGYPLWVWLMFMTLVVALLAFDLGVLHKDQHEISVKESLKLSAFYIAMGLAFGGWIWWYRGSDAGMQYFTGYLIEKSLSMDNIFVMSLIFTSLAVPRIYQHRVLFWGILGVIVMRAVMIGLGAALVAEFQWMLVIFGLFLVATGVKMLFADDEHPSLEKNRMYRWLKGHMRLTPTLHEQHFWVRGEQHGLARGWWATPLLLALIMVESADVVFAVDSIPAIFAITQDPFIVYTSNIFAVLGLRALYFALAAMVHRFHYLKYALSLVLVFIGSKVGLVYLHDIGWTSFKIPTALSLSVTFGLLLSGVLFSLYKTRNDATPSA; encoded by the coding sequence TCTTGCACAAGGACCAGCATGAAATCAGCGTGAAGGAGAGCCTGAAGCTGTCGGCTTTCTACATCGCCATGGGGCTGGCGTTCGGTGGCTGGATCTGGTGGTACAGGGGTTCGGATGCCGGCATGCAGTACTTCACCGGCTATCTGATCGAGAAATCGCTGTCGATGGACAACATCTTCGTGATGTCCTTGATCTTCACCAGCCTGGCGGTGCCGCGCATCTACCAGCACCGCGTGCTGTTCTGGGGCATCCTGGGGGTGATCGTGATGCGCGCGGTGATGATCGGCCTGGGCGCGGCGCTGGTGGCCGAGTTCCAGTGGATGCTGGTGATCTTCGGCCTGTTCCTGGTGGCGACCGGCGTCAAGATGCTGTTTGCCGACGACGAGCATCCGTCGCTGGAGAAGAACCGGATGTACCGTTGGCTGAAAGGCCATATGCGCCTGACGCCGACCCTGCACGAGCAGCATTTCTGGGTGCGCGGCGAGCAGCATGGACTGGCGCGCGGCTGGTGGGCGACGCCGCTGTTGCTGGCGCTGATCATGGTGGAGTCGGCCGACGTGGTGTTCGCGGTGGACAGCATCCCGGCGATCTTCGCCATCACCCAGGACCCGTTCATCGTCTACACCTCGAACATCTTCGCGGTGCTGGGGCTGCGCGCCTTGTACTTCGCGCTGGCGGCGATGGTGCATCGCTTCCATTACCTGAAGTACGCGCTGTCGCTGGTATTGGTGTTCATCGGCAGCAAGGTGGGTCTGGTCTACCTGCACGATATCGGCTGGACCAGCTTCAAGATCCCGACCGCCCTGTCGCTGTCGGTGACGTTTGGGCTGCTGCTGTCGGGCGTGCTGTTCTCGCTCTACAAAACCCGTAACGACGCGACGCCGAGCGCCTGA